A window of Geotrypetes seraphini chromosome 16, aGeoSer1.1, whole genome shotgun sequence genomic DNA:
GAATGTCCCCTGTCTACCACCAGATAAGAGACCCATCCTGTCTTGCCTCTTGGAAGAGGAGGGTAGGGGGAATCTTAGCCAGTGTAGCTTCCCGATAAGACTTTCACGAGTTACTTTACCTAGTGGAAGCTCTCAACGCGAATagcagaaatcatatttttttggggtggggaggagCGAGAATAAAGTAACGAGACGGCACAAGTACGTCCCCAAACGGTCACTGGTCATCCTCCCTACATCTCACACACACTCTTAACGGCACTCTGCTCTGTTTTTATGAGATAAGAGGCAGCGCATCCTACCTCCACCAGCAGCGCTGCTCGTTCTGAAGGGCTGTTGACATTTTATTTGTGGGATACTGCTTGAGATGGCTATAGACGAAGctgattttataattttgtttttattcgTTTATATATAACCTGCTTTTTCCAGAGCGGCTCGCAATAAAACATACCCAGTAATTAAAACACATAAACACATCTGATACACGATTGCGCACCAGCCAATCAGCGGCCAGCGCTTACACTGTTACAATGTTATTAACTAATTACGTACATACATAAATGCGACTTCTCTTTCCTTACATCTTTTTGCCCTCTGCTCCGGtcactctgcccccttctccGACACCGGCTGCTACTGCCCCCACACTGTGGTTTCCCAAGTTTTTCAGCCATGAGGTTTTTCACACCCTTGCCCTGGCGGGAACAGAGCTTACAGTGGGAGGGTGTGCAAGTCCCAGCCTATCCTGAAACTCGGGGCTAAAagatctctcgtacgaagagagactgaacaaattgcagctctatactctcgaggagcgtagggagaggggagacatgattgagacatttaagtacatcacgggacgggtcgaggtggaagatgatatctttcttctcaaaggaccctcgaacacaagaggacatccgctcaaactcaggggagggaagtttcgtggagacgtcaggaagtacttcttcacggaacgagtgatagagcattggaatagagaatgacacggtgacaaaatccatcaccgttcccgtccccgcggataaccgcgggaaataatcccatgtcactttttagtgtctatttcaacctcagtccttctataccagcattcttcaaagcaaagcttgagggtcagtggttgtggccattcatattctgattcttccctcgctCCTTAAAGAATGGTATGACGATGGTttaccgcagttatccgcgggaacgggaacggtgatgaattttgtcaccgtgtcattctctacattggaacaagcttccagtacaggtgatcgaggcccgcggtatcccagacttcaagaataaatgggatacttatgtgggatcactgcgagggtcataccaatgaatagggtcgctaggatattgacttaatagagcaggtcagtagagataagggggccagtagacttataagggtgggtcaatggtgtgggcagacttgatgggcggtagcccttatctgccgtcatctttctatgtttctatgacaattGTGGGTCTGAAACCAGGATttaacttctctctctctctgccccttgcaggAGTTATGATTCCCGTGGCGGAGTTCAAGCAGTTCACGGAGCAACAGCCAGCCTTCAAGGTCCTGAAGCCCTGGTGGGATGTCCTGGCAGAGTACATTACCATCGCGATGCTTATGATTGGGGTCTTTGGCTGTACCCTACAGGTAGATGATGGAGGGGGGAAAGTAAACTGCTCCCTGTCAGTGTACACTGTTTGTACTCCTCAGAAACAGCCAACACAATCCTGTTATTATACTGGACATCACAATACAGTCTTACTGACAGATGCCActcctaaaggaaaaaaaagaataacccttagagaatgacatggggacaaagtttgtccctgttctCATCCCCACAGGcactgtccctctccccatgggctctgtcctcatctgcacaagcctcaaacatttatagTTTTCTTAAACTATAAAaaaagacaatattctgtacaactgtttataaatcacaaacagagccttccatttcgatctgcttttggtacaaccttcccaaagattcagttgatTTTACATCccctgggaaggtaattggatatCTTTCAgatatgggtgtagaagagaCCTAAACTGTGTAATGGATGatcaggaaaataagtgtctattaaatgctgGAAATGTCCTTGATGCCAGCACCGagggatgaatctgttgcagtaacagtaagatgcttgagcagctgggcacatgatggaaggatgttgcagatggcagacaagacacaaaggATGTCACTGAACTCCAAAAGCAGCTTCAGCAGTTTGGTTTTTAATCATTGAAtccagttgccaattgtctatgACTTGTTaaatttttacatattgatacgaGTCTCAAGTTTTTAAGATAGTGATACTATGACAAAGTTTGCCCCTTTTCccacccccatgtcattctctaacgccAACCACATCAACAGCATTATTTTCTACAAGAACTCATCCCTATGTCATTCAATGGTgtcaccctcttcaatctctcttccccacaTCATTCACTCCATAGACAtcagttaccatatggctccagaaaaaggaggaagatTTGAGAcaaccgggttttacttccactgaaagcaatggaagtaaaacctggatatctcaatccatcctcctttttctggagccatataattCTCTTAAATATCTCATCCTCATATCATTCACCCCCTTAGACTTCAATGGTGTCACCCTAAAATCTCATCCTCACATCATTCACCCTCATAGACTTCAATGGTGTCACCCTAATATCTCATCCCATCATTCACCCCCGTAGACTTCAATGGTGTCACCCTAATATCTCATCCTCACATCATTCacctccatagacttcaatgGCATTACCCTGGTAAATATTTCTTCTCCCCATCATTTACCCCCATAGATTTAAATGGCGTCACCCTAATATCTTATCCCCACATCATCCACCCCCGTAGACTTCAATGGCGTCACTCTAATATCTCATCCTCACATTATTCACCCCATAGACTTCAATGGTATTACCCTGTTAAATATCTCTTCTCCACATCATTCACCCCCATAGACTTCAATGGTTTCACTTTCTTAAATATCTGTTATTATCATCATCACCTACCCCCCCCCATAGAATCAATGGCATTACCCTCTTAAATATCTCTTTCCTGCATTATTTACTCCCCCCTGCCCTAGATTTCAACGGTAATTAAAATGTCCTATAGAGCTCTGAAAACTTTAGCAAATATAGATCTTGATgacctggtttggtttttgaAGGGAGGGGGGTAGGACAAAGCTCATACTATGTGCTCCGTGGCCTTGCTGTGGAACTGATGCCAAAATTGAAACATAAATTCACTTTATTTATTCCCTTACTGTTCCCAGACAGAAAGGAGTCCACAAACCCAGTAAATTAACAGAGACAcacataattaaaataaaatggagtgtaatttaaaaaaaaagtatcatgGTTTTCATTTTAAAAGAATTCAGGGATATCTGGCAAGGAGTCAAGATGGCTGCCAAGTGCGGCCTATGTGAGAAGAGTTACTAGCGATAGGAAGGGTACAAGCAGGCAGAGAGGAAGTGTGAAGTGCCAGACGGTGGGTCAGTTCTAAAGTGGCATTTCCTGCCTGTGCTTTATAACAGGACAAACTGGTAATAAACAAGCCTGAAATCTTGCTTAATGAGACTCTGGAGAGGAGGCGTAGCCTAACTGGTTAATGCAGCATCCTGAAAcccaggggaactgggttcaattctcgCTGCAGCTCCTCGTGACTCCAGGCACATCGCTCTTAACCCTCCAATACCCAGGCACAAAATAATTACTTGtacgtaaaccactttgattgtaaccacagatcCCCACACCATTTTGCCTTCTCATCCTCCTCCGAGTATCTCCTGTTTTAAAGATCCTGGGGAGGGTTTAAATCAGAGTAAGGGAGCAAGTGTCACTGTCTGTGCCTCTTATGTTGCGGTGGAGGACTATGGTCTGCACGCCAGGGGGTGAAAAGTGTCAGACATCTCCACTGAGTCTCTCCTTCCATCCCGCGGAGGGAGTGTATGATGGGAAAGGGAGTAGCGAGCGACATAGCCCTTGATACGCGCTGTGGGGTCTCCTTCTGGCGAGTCCGGTTACTTGCAAGCGGGGCCTCATCAGAAATCCACACCTGTGACACACAGACTTTACACATGCGGCATTCCTGGAGCGTGTGCATGCAGGCCTGCTCACTGCGCTCTGGGAAGCTGCTGCTAggtgggtgggtgcaggcatttcttGCCGGCCCCAGGCCCTCTGCTCTGGGCACACCCATGATCTCTATACTTAGATCCTGGGCAGGCACTGTGTAGCCAGGGGACAATCCCTCCAAGTGTATTCCTTTGATCTTTTTAATGACCCCTCTGCACGCTGCAGGGAATAATTAAAATTGTTTTCCCAAATAACAGGAGATCTCTAATGAGGATGGCACGTTGAGCTGTGTGTGCACTCATGTGGGTGGGTGTATGGTAACACtgtgtaataataaactttaacaGTTTGTCACCTGCCTTGCTTTCTTCTACTGCAGAAAAACTCTTGCAGCCCTGTTTGTGCATGCAGAATGTGTGTCTGTTTGTGGAATTTGCTCACTTCCATAGTCTCAGGGCCTTCCAGCCACACCTCAGTTCGAGCCACACTATAAGCAGGGGACTTCTTGGACCTTCATTCCTGGCAGCTAGGGTTCCTTCTCCTTCCCGTTTAAATCCCCAACCTATCCACTGAGCACTTTCTCATCTTTCCAGCCGTGCAAACCTTTGCTTCCTTCAGAGGCTAGCTCAAAAGCACCCTCTGTCGGTGGCTAGGCCTTTCTGTTTAGCAAAATTCAGGGTTCCCTCCTCATCCGAGACTGtgagctagagcagtggttcccaaccctgtcctggaggaacaccaggccaattgggttttcaggctagccctaatgaatatgcatgaagcaaatttgcatgcctatcacttccatcatatgcaaatctctctcatgcatattcattagggctagcctgaaaacccgattggcctggtgttcctccaggacagggttgggaatcactgagctagagaatgacacggggacaaattttctcccatccccacgggaactcattttcccatcctggcaatttttttttcccatccctgccccatccctgcaagctctgtcctcgtttgcacaagcctcaaacactttgaaatcataactgtttgaggtttgtgcggttaaccctttcaggaccataaggatcgtaggccaatttttgtggttttgacgacatttttatggtaaaaagggcttgcagatgccaaaaaattgattttttttgtgaaatatcattatttttatttaaaaaaatcacacttctggcttatggacagtgtggcaagtgaatcttctcgtcaatctagcaacgacactaatgaatgaatgtcggaaccagtttgtttacataaaggcagtatcatatcaaatttagaactgtagactatcccaatcaaaatttataggattttaaagttatgggacaaatatgtcccttggtcctgaaagggttaaggcagagcttacaggaatggggcagggacaaaactggatggggaaattgagttcctctggggacagggacaaatttgcccccgtgtcattctctatttcttaaCACAGTGAATCAGAATTATgtagtacagggatctcaaagtccctccttgagggccgcaatccagtcggggtttcaggatttccccaatgaatatgcattgaaagcagggcatgcgcatagatctcatgcatattcattggggaaatcctgaaaacccgactggattgcagccctcaaggagggactttgacatccctgatgtaATATAACATCACTAAATTAATATTGGCTTAATTGATCTTCAATCCGTGCTGTGCTTGGTTGGCCCAAAGACTAGAGGGAAACGCTGTCTGCTGCTAAGAAGGAcacctgggttcaattcccagccCCTCCTTCTGCCCTACATCCTAGCCACGGTTCGAGATGCCGGAGAGGCAGCGCTTACGGCCACCTTGCAACAGAGGTACCTAAGGTAGAAGTTCAGGGTCCTGGAGGAAGTCAGAGTCTGTAGGCTCCGGCCAGGGAACAGAGAGAACAGAGACAGAACCCTTTGAAGTTAGAAAGATAACTCAGCACACAACCATAGATACGAGTATAAGTGCTTTGGTGTCAGGGCGCccgaaaatgtttttaaaaagcaCTTATAATTTATTACTAATAGACTGCCTTTAATAAGGTGGATAACACATTCACACACACAATAAATGTGACAAGACAATAAAAATACATTAACATCAATATCCATATTTCAACTTACAAAATAGGTGACTTTATAAAAGCAAATAGACGCTTACATGTCTTTCTAAAATAGACTACAGTATCCCCTAGAGCAgaggtctccaactccaaccctttgcagggccacatttggggatttgtaggtacttggagggcctcagaaaaaaaatagttaatgtcttattaaagaaatgacaattttgcatgaggtaaaactctttatagtttataaatctttccttttggctaagtcttaataataatattgtactttatagctaaagagacaaatgatcaagaaacggttttagtttacttttgtgattatgataaacataccgaggacctcaaaatagtacctgatggaccgtgagtttgagaccactgagttaaagggaacggttaatctgctggctgggtgggagggcagaggggagaacaggacaatcaagccattgtgacatcactgatgaggttggctcttattggtggaatgaggcattatgacatcacaatctcagttctggttcccaagacaaacaggatgtcatggttacagttaaggaagtggtctccaactccaaccctttgcagggccacatttgggatttgcagggacttggagggcctcagaaaaaaaatagttaatgtcttattaaagaaatgacaattttgcatgaggtaaaactctttatagtttataaatctttccttttggctaagtcttaataataatattgtcatttatagctaaagagacaaatgatcaagaaacggttttagtttacttttgtgattatgataaacatacccagggcctcaaaatagggcctggcgggccacaagtttgagaccactgccctagagggtactgcagtgaacatcacattaaaaagtcccaggcacacatgtcactataacctgcttatatagGAGCGTTAGCAGAGGCCCGATCCTGATTGAGGTCGAAGGTCAGAGGAGCAGAAGAAAACTGCCTGATCTCTAAGAAAGCTTTCTTTGCATCTCTTTTACCTGAAATGTATAGCATATCCCAGACAGGTCTGAATATTAACGAGGTCAAGCTCCAAATCTAATTTGCTCACATGCCCTTCTATTTCTTCCATCTTCCAGGTCATGCAAGATAAAATTATCTGCCTTCCCAACCATATCTCTGCCGATGGCGTTGCGGACATCACGTGTGAGGAGTTTACCAAGAGGGCATTTAATGTTTCAAAGCAGACCCTCTCCGACACGTCCACCAAGGCGGAAGTGCGAGAGATGAATGGTCTGAAGAACAATCTGGACATCCAGCAGTATAGCTTCATCAACCAGATGTGCTACGAGACAGCTCTGCATTGGTATGCCAAATACTTCCCCTACCTGGTAGTCATCCACACTCTAATTTTCATGATCTGTGGGAACTTCTGGTTCAAGTTCCCTGGGACCAGCTCTAAAATTGAGCACTTCATCTCCATCCTGGGCAAATGCTTTGACTCTCCGTGGACCACTCGGGCCCTCTCTGAGGTCTCAGGAGAGAACCAAGATAAAGTGAACGTAGACTTGGAAAGGGACTTCAAGCCAAGCACCCTGGAGAATGCAGAGATCAGCCCCACCAAAGATCCATCCATTGTGCCCGTCCCTGATAAAATTGTAGCAGAGACCTCTACAGCAAGTCTGCTGgacaaaaaggaaggggaacaggcAAAAGCCTTGTTTGAGAAAGTAAAGAAGTTCCGCTTGCATGTGGAAGAAGGTGACATCCTCTACTCCATGTACATGAGACAAACCATCCTCAAGGTGTGCAAATTTGTGTTGATAACTATTTATAATGCAGTTTTGGTTAGGAACATCCACTTCATAGTTCCCTGCAGTGTCAAGATGGAAGATATGACTGGCTATGACAACTTTTGTTGTAACCACACCAAAGCCCACCTCTTCTCCAAGTTGGCCATCACCTACATCTGCTTCCTAGGAGTATATGGTTTGACCTGTTTTTACACCCTCTACTGGCTTTTTCATCGGCCCTTGAAAGAATACTCATTTAAGCTTGTGAGAGAGGAAACGGGCATCAGTGACATTCCAGATGTGAAAAATGACTTTGCTTTCATGCTCTACCTAATTGACCAGTATGACTCCCTGTACTCAAAGCGTTTTGCTGTGTTCCTGTCTGAAGTCAGTGAGAACAAGCTGATGCAACTGAACCTGAACCATGAATGGACAGTGGATAAGCTCAGACAGAAGCTCCAGAAGAACCTGGAGAACCGTCTGGAGCTCCATTTGTTTAAGCTCTCAGGTCTCCCAGAAACCATCTTTGAAGTGACAGAGATAGAGGCCCTCAAGCTTGAGCTGATTACTGATATTACAATCCAACCTATGATTTCCAAGTTGGTCAATTTGGAAGAGCTGTCGCTATATAACTGCCCAGTTAAGCTCCAGTATGCCTCTTTGACTTATCTTAGGGACCACCTCAAAGTAGCTAGGATAAAATTTGAGGATATCAAGGAAATTCCACTATGGATTTATAACCTCCGGAGCTTGGAAGAGCTCCATCTTATAGGATTTTTGTCTCAAGATCTGTCCAGGACAATCTCTCTTGATAGTCTTCGTGAGCTAAAGAATCTCAAAGTACTGGTTCTCAAAAGTAACCTGTCAAAAGTTCCTCCCACCATCACAGATGTGGCCACCCACCTCCAGAAACTTTGCATTCACAATGATGGTACCAAATTGGTGACAATGAACAACTTGAAGAAGCTCGTCTACCTCCGGGAGCTGGAGCTGATCCATTGTGAACTGGAGAGGATTCCCCATGCTATCTTCAGTCTGACCAATCTGCAGCAACTAGACCTTAAGGAGAACTGTCTCAATACCATTGAAGAGATTCTAAGCTTCCAGCATTGCCGGAAACTGACCAGCTTGAAGCTTTGGTGCAACAACATTGCCTACATCCCTGACCATGTCCGGAAGCTCAGAAGCTTAGAGGAACTGTACCTCAACCGTAACAAGATTTTAATTTTACCTACACAGCTTTTCCTTTGCAACAAGCTAAGACATTTGGATGTATCCAATAATGAAATCCGTGAGATCCCCCCCGAGGTTGGAATTCTCCAGTGCCTCCAATATTTTGCTGTTAGTTCCAACAGAATTGAGACATTGCCCAATGagcttttcttctgcaggaaacTAAAGACATTAAAGGTTGGGAACAACAAAATTACTATTTTGTCTCCGCGGATAGCCAACTTGACTTTGCTGACcaagctggagctgaagggaaaccAGCTGGAGGTTTTGCCCTTGGAGATTGGTGAATGCACATCACTCAAGCGCAGCGGTCTCACTGTTGAGGACACTCTTTTCGACCTACTGCCTTCTGAGATTCGGGCACGCATGAGTGAGGAATAAAGGAGTTGACCATGCATCCTAAAGAACTAAATTATATACCTAGTgaccaaaaaggaaaaaaacaacccaaacaatCTTAACCTTCCTATAGGCAAGGAACACTCAGTATTacagggcatttttttttttttcttttaattgtattTATCAGTAAGGGTGATATGTTTTATACAGGTTTCACTGGAACTCGTTACTGTCCTGAAACATTCACTTTATTTAATATCAGATCTACATTGTTTTATGACTATGAGAAAATTAACTCTCTGTgtcagtcagtggcatagtgacgGTGAGAGGCgcctctcccctgccctcatcCCTGCCCCGCCCCTTCCCAGCTCCCACCTGCCGCACGCGCCCCACtctttcccttgtacctctagttgaagctgttgctcgcggcggtcaacAATGCACTCCTCgcgaccctgtcggctctccctcccacgccacttcctatgcgcggcacttggaagtgacgtcagcgggagagctaACGGGCTCGCGAAGAGTGCGTTGTTGACATCTACGAACAACAACtttaactagaggtacgggggaagggaagaggggtgtgCATAGCCAAGGAACTATGCGGGTAACATAAAACCGTTCATAAAAGTTACAAAAACAGGACAAAAAACCAACAATACACATTCCCTAATACAATCTATTATTCatcatataaataaaaaaaaccaacagtaaaacatagtaacatagtagatgacggcagataaagacccgaatggtccatccagtctgcccaacctgattcaatctaaaaatctgTTGGTGGTGGTTTTGTTTTTATAAACCTTTAAACCTGAGAGGGCCCTTTTgaaaaatgtaggccttcaagATCTTATGGAAAGATATGAAGGACGAGATCTGTTGAACAGTGTCTGGGAGAGCATTCCCTAATTGCGGGCCTACCACACTAAAAAGATACGGGAACGATTCATTGCTTTTGCTTCCAATCGTATCGACGGAACGATTAATAATTGCTGTGAATGAGACCTTAAGGGACGAGAAGGTTCATTTAACGTCAGCAAAGAGGCTACTACTTTTGGTAAAATTTAATGATCAAACAGTACCTCTTCCCCGCAAAGAAACACATGAGGGGGGGGGACTTTGGGACTCATTTAGTGGTGACCAAACTGTGCATACCCCTTCAGCTCTTAAGGGAGGGCACATACATGATTTGTTTAATTATTATTTagcacacacctttctcagtaGTTAAAAATCAATTACATTCGGGTTCGGTAGCTCGTTTGCTGATCCCCTGAGGGCTTGCAATCCAAGTTTGTACCCAGGCCAGAGGAGGGTTCAGCGACTTGCTCAAAATCACACAGAACCGCAAAGGGATTTGAACCCCAACTTCCCTGCTTCTTACTCTGCtgctctaatcattaggctactgtACCTGGGGGTGCAATAAAAAGGGTCTCTGATATGAAATctagggaggcaggagggagcctggTCTTCCAGTAACAGCTGAAATCAGTGGAATGACAGTTGATTTatagaatgacagggggacaaatctgtccccgtccccgcaggaactcaatttccccgtcttgtccctgcaagttttttccttgtccctgccccattcctgtaaactctgccttaaccgcacaagcctcgaacacttatgattttaaagggtttgaggcttgtgcagatgaggacagagcttaggcattggtggaatgaggcattatgacatcacaatctcagctctagaatgttgctacttaggattttaaagcgtttgaggatggagcttaggcattggtggaatgaggcattatgacatcacaatctgagctctagaatgttgctacttaggattttaaagtgttcgaggcttgtgcagatgaggatggagcttaggcattggtggaatgaggcattatgacatcacaatctgagctctagaatgttgctacttaggatttgaaagtgtttaaggatggagcttaggcattggtggaatgaggcattatgacatcacaatctgagctctagaatgttgctacttaggatttgaaagtgtttaaggatggagcttaggcattggtggaatgaggcattatgacatcacaatctgagctctagaatgttgctacttaggatttgaaagtgtttaaggatggagcttaggcattggtggaatgaggcattatgacatcacaatctgagctctagaatgttgctacttaggattttaaagtgtttgaggcttgtgcagatgaggacggagcttaggcattggtggaatgaggcattatgacatcacaatctgagctctagaatgttgctacttaggatttgaaagtgtttaaggatggagcttaggcattggtggaatgaggcattatgacatcacaatctgagctctagaatgttgctacttaggattttaaagtgtttaaggatggagcttaggcattggtggaatgaggcattatgacatcacaatctgagctctagaatgttgctacttaggatttgaaagtgtttaaggatggagcttaggcattggtggaatgaggcattatgacatcacaatctgagctctagaatgttgctacttaggattttaaagtgttcgaggcttgtgcagatgaggatggagcttaggcattggtggaatgaggcattatgacatcacaatctgagctctagaatgttgctacttaggatttgaaagtgtttaaggatggagcttaggcattggtggaatgaggcattatgacatcacaatctgagctctagaatgttgctacttaggatttgaaagtgtttaaggatggagcttaggcattggtggaatgaggcattatgacatcacaatctgagctctagaatgttgctacttaggatttgaaagtgtttaaggatggagcttaggcattggtggaatgaggcattatgacatcacaatctgagctctagaatgttgctagttaggattttaaagtgtttggggcttgtgcagatgaggacggagcttaggcattggtggaatgaggcattatgacatcacaatctgagctctagaatgttgctacttaggattttaaagtgtttggggcttgtgcagatgaggacggatcttgcaggaatggggcagggacaggaaaagaacttgcggggaaggggaaaaatttgtccctgtgtcattctctaatttaattAATGCAGCAGGCCTTCTTGAATCAACACGGTATTGCTTTGACTTGAGCCAAGAGGAAGCTCCGTCTTAATCTGTTTAACAGACAGGCCGTGCTTGGCTCGGAACTGACCAAACTGCGATCCGGTTGCTCTGTGGGAATCTGTACACCAGAGGATATATCTCAGATCTAGGGTCAACTTAAAGTTAACGATGCAAACAGTCAAGGAAAGCAAGAAGGAATTATCACACTCACCCCTCCCAAAGAAGGCATTGGATCTAGGAAGCTATTAGTGAAAGCTTGGGTTTGCATGGATGCATCAATCAGGCatgttgatccagtcctggttttgcacCACTGCATGCAGGGAGTGTCATTCTGTCTTAGGTAAGGAAAGATCAAGAACAAATCAGCCCATTTGGTCGACCTTATATGAGTTAGCAACCCCTACAATCAGCCCATGTTCACTCATTATACCACATCAGCTCCTTGGAGGGATGGTGAAAAGTCACTACAGTAAGCGCAGCACTCTCTCTTGATCACTGCCAGCCCATGACGGATGAGGTGCCCAAAAGCA
This region includes:
- the LRRC8E gene encoding volume-regulated anion channel subunit LRRC8E; translation: MIPVAEFKQFTEQQPAFKVLKPWWDVLAEYITIAMLMIGVFGCTLQVMQDKIICLPNHISADGVADITCEEFTKRAFNVSKQTLSDTSTKAEVREMNGLKNNLDIQQYSFINQMCYETALHWYAKYFPYLVVIHTLIFMICGNFWFKFPGTSSKIEHFISILGKCFDSPWTTRALSEVSGENQDKVNVDLERDFKPSTLENAEISPTKDPSIVPVPDKIVAETSTASLLDKKEGEQAKALFEKVKKFRLHVEEGDILYSMYMRQTILKVCKFVLITIYNAVLVRNIHFIVPCSVKMEDMTGYDNFCCNHTKAHLFSKLAITYICFLGVYGLTCFYTLYWLFHRPLKEYSFKLVREETGISDIPDVKNDFAFMLYLIDQYDSLYSKRFAVFLSEVSENKLMQLNLNHEWTVDKLRQKLQKNLENRLELHLFKLSGLPETIFEVTEIEALKLELITDITIQPMISKLVNLEELSLYNCPVKLQYASLTYLRDHLKVARIKFEDIKEIPLWIYNLRSLEELHLIGFLSQDLSRTISLDSLRELKNLKVLVLKSNLSKVPPTITDVATHLQKLCIHNDGTKLVTMNNLKKLVYLRELELIHCELERIPHAIFSLTNLQQLDLKENCLNTIEEILSFQHCRKLTSLKLWCNNIAYIPDHVRKLRSLEELYLNRNKILILPTQLFLCNKLRHLDVSNNEIREIPPEVGILQCLQYFAVSSNRIETLPNELFFCRKLKTLKVGNNKITILSPRIANLTLLTKLELKGNQLEVLPLEIGECTSLKRSGLTVEDTLFDLLPSEIRARMSEE